The sequence TCGGAACCGTTGTCGACCACCAGCAGTTCGCACTCCAGGCCGGCGCGTTCCGCCGCACGGCGCGCGCAATCGAGGGTGTGGCCGATGTGCCGCGCCTCGTTGTACATCGGGATGACGATGCTGATGCGTTTCATGATGCCTTCCAGGGCAGTTCACGGCCCTCGGCCTGCAGGCGCAGGACACTCGACAGGGCGAGGAACATCCAGAGGTACTTGTGGTTGGGGATGCTGAGGAACAGCAGGAACAACGCGATGCTCAGCAGGCACAGGCCCAGGTGCGTGGCGAGATCGGCGCGCGACTGGTCGCCGGCGGCAAGCCAGGCGCGACGGGCGCACTGGAAGTTGCGCAGGCCCATCAGGATCAGGGCGACGAACGCCAGCCCGCCGGGGATGCCGACCTCGGCGAACAGTTCGAGGTAGGTGTTGTGCGCCCGGCGGTAAAGGTCGGGCACGCTGAAGCCCTCGTTGAAAGCCTTGGCGTAGCCGGTCTTGGCATAGTGCAGCGGGAAGGTGCCGGGGCCTGCGCCGAGCAGCGGCGCGTCGCCGATCATGCGCGTGCCGACCACCACGTAACTGGCGCGGCGGCCGAGGGAGGCGTCCTGGTGGGCGTTCACCCCGGAGCTGAGCGCGCCGAGCAGCTTGATGCGTTCGATATAGGCATCGGGCAGGGTGGCCACGGTCAGCGGCACCACGATGGCCGCGCCGAGCATGACGAAGCCCAGATGCCGCGGCCGGATCAGGCGAAGCCGCGAGCGGTGGTGCCAGGCGCAGATCGCGCAGGTCAACAGCACCACGAGCAGGCCGGAGCGCGAATCGGTCTTGGTCATGCCGGCGAACAGCACGACCAGCACCGCGAGCCACAGCAGGCGCTCGGCCAGACCCTTGGCGCGCAGAAGCAGGAGCAGGGCCGGCGGCACGGCCACGGCGATCAGCAGGGCGAAGTAGTTGGCGTCCTGCAGCAGGCCGATGGCGCGGCCGCCGACCTGGTATTTCACCGAATAGA is a genomic window of Pseudomonas knackmussii B13 containing:
- a CDS encoding O-antigen ligase family protein; protein product: MTLLPVSFGLLLGLACLLLLASPWPYLAPFVLAGLVGMAVLYRRPVWGLLGLVVLVPFEGLFRDYELSGAKLVGAGLILVLVLQLLQRRLPETRLGSNLWRALLPFLLCVLLSLAFSENLEVSLDNLRELAIGMTLFGITLLIGRELNLLLLCRLLALSVAATSAIALYSVKYQVGGRAIGLLQDANYFALLIAVAVPPALLLLLRAKGLAERLLWLAVLVVLFAGMTKTDSRSGLLVVLLTCAICAWHHRSRLRLIRPRHLGFVMLGAAIVVPLTVATLPDAYIERIKLLGALSSGVNAHQDASLGRRASYVVVGTRMIGDAPLLGAGPGTFPLHYAKTGYAKAFNEGFSVPDLYRRAHNTYLELFAEVGIPGGLAFVALILMGLRNFQCARRAWLAAGDQSRADLATHLGLCLLSIALFLLFLSIPNHKYLWMFLALSSVLRLQAEGRELPWKAS